A genomic stretch from Mycobacterium malmoense includes:
- the rplQ gene encoding 50S ribosomal protein L17: MPKPTKGPRLGGSSSHQKALLANLATSLFEHGRIKTTEPKARALRPYAEKLITHAKKGTLHNRREVLKKIRDKDVVHALFAEIGPFFADRNGGYTRIIKVEARKGDNAPMAVIELVREKTVTSEADRARRVKASKAAAAPQAAVEPEEAAGPTAAEVTAEADEPEAEPEEAKAAAEEAEEAPADEPDEATDS, encoded by the coding sequence ATGCCCAAGCCCACCAAGGGCCCTCGCCTCGGCGGGTCGTCTTCGCACCAGAAGGCCCTGCTGGCCAACCTGGCCACGTCGCTGTTCGAGCACGGCCGGATCAAGACGACCGAACCCAAGGCCCGTGCGCTGCGGCCCTACGCGGAAAAGCTGATCACGCATGCCAAAAAGGGCACGCTGCACAACCGGCGAGAGGTGCTCAAGAAGATCCGCGACAAGGACGTGGTGCACGCCTTGTTCGCCGAGATCGGGCCGTTTTTCGCCGACCGAAACGGCGGCTACACCCGCATCATCAAGGTCGAGGCGCGCAAGGGCGACAACGCTCCGATGGCCGTGATCGAGCTGGTACGGGAGAAGACGGTGACGTCCGAGGCCGACCGGGCGCGGCGGGTGAAGGCGTCGAAGGCGGCTGCGGCGCCGCAGGCGGCCGTCGAGCCCGAAGAGGCGGCCGGACCCACGGCAGCGGAGGTTACGGCCGAAGCCGACGAGCCCGAAGCCGAGCCCGAAGAGGCCAAGGCGGCCGCTGAGGAGGCCGAGGAGGCCCCGGCCGACGAGCCAGATGAGGCCACCGACAGTTGA